The following nucleotide sequence is from Pochonia chlamydosporia 170 chromosome 4, whole genome shotgun sequence.
GCACGAATTCCCCGGTCCCCGGGTCCATCCAGACGAGAAACGCTTTCGTGCACATGCCACACATGTCTGACATGAGGTCCTGCAGAGCAACAGCATTTGACCAACTGTTTGTGTCCCATTTTGTGGAATCGTTCGGCCAACTGAATGGAGTCCGATTCCCGGTGTCAGTCAATGCCAACTGGTTAGCATGGCTACCGCAATACATCACATCACCTGGCAATGCGCTTACCAAGACGTCCATTCGGTCAGCTTCCATGCTAAGCTACGGGACATGGACTCGTGATAAGTCGATACAGACGGAGGCATACAAGTGGTACGCGAGAGCGTTGATGGGCTTGCAGGGCGCACTGTCTCAGCCGACACTTACAGCTACCGAATCCAACGTGTGCTCAGCCGTGATGCTGATCCACTTTGAGACCTGGGCTGGAACTGTTGAAGGTGCTTGGATTAATCACATCAACGGCGCGTCAACTCTGTTAGAAGCGGCGGGACCGCAGACTTGCCGAGAAGGATTCATGCATAGAATATTTTGCCATTTACGGTTCCAGTCGGTAAGTGCATTGGCAACTGTACTTCTGCTGCGACCAATATTCTGACGCCAATGTGTTGTAGTTTATCGCCACCATGTACgaaagcaagctgcctggTTTTGCGTCTCCCGAATGGACATCCATACCCTTTGAGATTCACCCCGCCAACATATTTGACCAAATCGTTACGATTCTGTTTGACGTCCAGTCGAGTTCAGCGATCGCTAATAACTTTATACACGCAAATGACCATGCCAACAGGATTCAACTGGAATCAGCGCTGAGAACCTCAGTGAGAAACACGAGGCAAAAGCTCATCAATTGGGAACAGCAATTGATGCCACCTCCAAGCGCTGAAGACGCTGGAGACAACTCCGCGGATACATCGTCCACCTCATCATCGgcctcatcaccagctcAACCACCGCCCCGTAACGACGCTCCTCCGTCTTTTCCGTTTTCCAGCATGCCCGAAGCGGCGCTGCTGTCGCTCTACCACTCCGCATATATCATTGTGTACCGTCTCCTTGCGTTGACGGGCGATGGCGGAGCAGGTGATGCTGATCGTCTGCTTATGCACACCCAAGAAATCCTGCGAGCATACAAGTTTGTCAGGAAAGTTACCGACAAGGGGCCTACCAGTAATTTGGGTCCTGTCATGATGGTACCGCAACTGAAGATCGCGTCATTATGGGGGTCTGAAGAAAGCGATAGAGTGATGGCTACGGGGTTTCTAAAAAGGATCGGCCAGCGTCAGAGTTTCGCTCTCGGGAGTATTTGGGACTTGCCAGATGGGTATTTTGCGAATGTGGCATGTCATGTGCTGGCTTTGGATGCTAGGCGTTAGGTATGTGTATACCAGATTTGTCGGCAACGACGTAAATACCCAACAGTTATCTGCGCAATGTTTATCGGGCCCCCAAACTAGTTCTTTGGCGGAATCATTTCGCGTGTCAGTTGTAGCATGACGATGCACATGGTAGGTGGCGTACAACCATGTTGCGCGATTTGTGCGGAATTCGCATGGAGCCAGTATTACATTGCCACCTAGAGCTTCTCAAGAGGAACAACTTCCGTCGCTAGCAAATATATCTCATTCATGAAAAGCAAAGAGAACGACTTTTGTGAACAGTACCGACAAGTCTTTTCGACGTCATGGACAAACATGGGCAGGCAGTGAACGCGGATTGCAAAATGAATGTTAGTTGCGTTGCTACCCTAagcttcaacctcaactcaAAAGGTGACAGATGCATTTGACGTGGGATGCCACAAGGCTTTGTATCATATTTCCAGTTTGGAAAGCTCAATCTACGTCGGGTTTTATTCTCTCGctcttttttattttcgTTATCTGTCTTGGTTACGAATTCATCAGCCAGACCATCCGACGTCGACAACGAATGAGACTCAACGCATCAAGTCACGGTGGTTTACCGCAAACAAGACCAGGTGGCTGGCTCAGCCACCGACGCGACAGAGTCATTAATTCTATGATTCTTGCGACTCAGAAACTCTACGCGCTCTTCATAATGTGAACTGTACCTTTCTATGATATGgttgagttgaagctgaCGAGACCAGGTCCTTCTTTATGACATACAACGGGTGGGTAATGTTGGTGGTCGCAGCAGGCATGGGCGTTGGCTTTCATTTATTTGCGCCAAAATCCAAGTAAAATGAGGGAAAGATACATGCGAAATTTGAGACTAATCAAATAATTTAATTGAGATGGTATTACCAACATCTGCCGTTGACGTGTAGTACCTCAGTCTTTGAGACGGTCGTCGATGATGCCCCAGACCATGAATGACGCTAACAAAAGCAGCTAAAACGCCTCAAAGGGCGCCAAGCCGCACAAAGCGCGCATCCACGGTGAAACAAGTTGGCGGAGACACGTGGCGACGTTTCAACGTCGAAGCAACAATATAACTATCCCTTGAGTTCGCCAGTCTGCccggcaacaacaagaactATCATTTGAAGagaaacacaaacacaaccCAGTCCAAACCATTTACTTCAATTCAGCATGTCATCCTGTTGCCACTCCGAATCGCAGGCTAGCCCCAAGCCGGAGCAGAAGAGCTCAGAGGACTCTGCCTCAAAGTCTTGGTCCCTTCAGAACCACTACCTCGCACCCTTTATATCCGCGCTTCTACAtggctcttgctgctggctccCCGTAAGTAATCGGTCGTATAAGCTGTATCTCTATTCTCCAGGGACTAACTGTGTGAAGGCGTTGCTGGACATCTTCACGATTGGATCTGCATCAGTGTCGGCTATTCATCGACTGCGAcccatcttcttggctgtgacCCTGGTTCTTATCGTGGATAGATTTCGTCGCAAGGGCTTGACGAGGGATAATATGTTGCATGTGGCGTTGACTTGTGCgttgttggctttgcctCGAGTTGTGGATGTGTTTAGGAAGCCACAGGtggttggacatggacacacTGGGAGCTGTCATTGAAGGATGTTGTGACGTGTATGATAGAAACAGATACGGAAAGCCTTGGTTGTAATGAGTTCGAAGGGTTGAAGTACATCAGAACTTGGTGGTGACAGTCACTTGGGCATTGAGGCTTGTGAGAATACAGCCAGGCTTGATTAGACGTATGTTGCTTGGTCAGCCAATCATACTTCATCAAGCTTTGTAGTAGCTTCGTTGTGAGAGCCCAATTGTAGTAGATTTCATTGCAATTTCTCGAGGCTACGCATCGACTTGCGTGTGAAGCGGTGGAGTTCTTGCCAAGAGAAGCAACAACATAGCAAGAGGCAGATATTTACCTGTGTTGGAGCAGTTTGCTAAGGTACTCCTCGTACCCACAAATATGACCTGTGTTTGAGAGACCAAGGGTTCTCGAGTAGTCAGATTTCTTTAAATTGAAGCATGCCACTTTAAGTTTGCCGCGGGCAAAGCCAAGGGAGAGAATTACTGAATGCGTCGTGTTTAGTGATGGTCAGTGTTGCAGGCGATGGGACGTTTCCTGGGCCCcgttactccgtacaataCGCCAAGTCATTTATTCCATGAGTAAGTTTGCTCACCCGACGCGGAGTTAGCCCAACGGTCAATTCTGTGCTTTCGCCATCTGAACTTGCCGGGGAGTCAGCCAGGTTTCTTCTCAGCACCCTTCGCGGGCGACTATCCCCGTTCCCCGCCGGGTGAGGACCGCCTCGCCTTGAGCGAGACCATTCGGTTGCTGATACAGTTTCATGGAATCTCCTATATCATAGAATAGGGGTTGGCCGCCCCGGGTCCCACGAAGTGCGGCTGAGTTTACGACATCAGTTATAATTAGGAAAGCCGAGAGCCGGCTCCAATACACCATGGCTCATTGGCGGGTAAAGATTGTTGAGCCAACAAGGCTTGGGCTCATGATTTCCTAAAAGGTAAGGTAGCAGCCGCCGTATTCAAGCGCTGGGTGACATCTGACCTCGCTATATGCGTGCGATGCTGTCGCCCTTGTACATGTGCACAAATCGGTTGGCTGAAACTTGGTAGTTGGGCCGTCAAAGCGGCGAACCGCAAGAGACTCAAAAAAGCACATCTGGTGTAACTAGTGTGGCGTTCAAAAAGTCCCTTGCCACGTTGTTATATCAAAATGCAAATACTTGACAGGCTTGGCGTACAGAAAAACGGGATGCTTAGCCTGACGTGCCCTATGATAGCGAGAGCCGGTGAGGTCCGTGACGTCTTGCGTCCCGCCGGACGCAaactttcttcttccaccgGAGGGAATCTTTGTTCTTAGTGGTTGTTGTGTTCGTGCCAACAAGCGTTCTGGACCCGATAACGTGGTACAACAGTCAGACGGGCCGAAATCGAGGCTGGTTTCATGGGGCAAGCTGTGATGGATGGTCGCCCTGGCCACTCGTCTAGGCAGCGACAACGGTTGTCCAACGCCGTTGGGAGAAGTATGTCGGTAGCTGGCGACAGATGAGCTAGATGTTTTTAAAACGCTTGATATGCCGGCATGAAGGGAGAGGAAGTGCTGGCTAGTATTCCCGGACAACATCCAGTGGCGTCGTGGGGGTTTGGTTGCCACAAATAATAAATATATTGTGTGCTATAACTCACCGAAATGTAGCCGTGTATCAGTATCTGGTGGTTTGACCTTATTTTAAAATCCATGTACGTCTAGGCACAGCATGGGCCATTCGTCTATTCTGGAAACGTCGGGGCTTATTGCCCGTGCTTTCTGTTGGCGAGCAcctccagccagccagcatcaaTTCCGCCACCTCATACCTAATAGCTTACCACAACGGGACGTTGACCGCTCTGTCACGCATAGACCAAGTCTGAGCGATAGAACGGGCGAGAACAACAAACAGAGGTGTTGGGTTTCGTCCTTTAGGCGTTTACTCCGTAGGGCAACAGAGATGGCATCAACGCTGCTCCACATATAAGCAGCTGTTAGACGTTGAGAATGATGTTGCAGAACTCTACTCTTGGAGTTCTTTCTGTAGAAGTAACAGCAAAATGATACAAAAATGATTACCTCTGTGTCTATCGACCGCTGCGTGCAGCCTGGCTGTGAAGTTGACGTTGCCGCCGTGACGTTCCAATCATTACAATGGGTCCTACTAGCAGCTGTACACACGTATCAACTGTCTCGTGATTTTGTTTCGCAAGTTTGCGCTCCCATTCAACCCTATCTGAAGCTGGTATCCCTCATCTGGACCATATCCATACTGTTGAATGCGATTATACGGACGCTGTTCGTAACTTCAAAGCAACTGACGCTACCTGGAACGACAAATCAAAAGAGGCGTGTAAAGTTTGCGGTGCCTATCGCGTGGGGAGTCAAAGTTCATGTTGTTTTTAAACCGAAAAAGCAAGGCTACACGATGAAACTTGGTGTATCATTCGGGGACGTCAAGGTCCTACTGGTACTGGAGAGGTCAAAAGACGCCGCGCTGACCGTCAAACGGCAAATCAAATGCTATGGAAGCTTATCTTTGGTGAAATTCTCCACGACCGTTGATCAATAGATCAATCGACTTGCGCATCCACTTTGATGCTACACACTTATCGTGGCTTACGGGCCATGCCTACTGTCTCACGACATAGGGAACCAAAATGCATTCGAACTCGCAAAAACTGTTGACAGATAGTGTTGCCTATTCAAGTTCGACGCACGGTTACCGGCAGGGAGATATTCTATCAGGGGCTTGCGCCGCGATTGCTGCGTCGCCGCCGGCTTACAGGACGGCTGCCTCTGGTAGAGTCTGCGGGCAGGATGTTGTTTGGATCGGTCATCATGGAATACGGCGAATGTATCTGTTACAAAAGTCCCAAGAATTGGGAGTACCTACGGAAAAGTTTTGCTTGATAGACTTGGAGACACCTCCCTGAGATTGGAGTGGGCTGCAGAAATGGGACGAGACGATATCGGAGACATCGGGGATAGTCTGTACACTCTTAGAGAAATGCGGTATATCATTTTCTGAAATGGTGTTTGACAGAGGAAAAGGCTGCAGTGCTGAGGCTACCCGCCGCAAGGTGGCCGCACAATGTGGTAGGACACACACTGAAGCGCTGGTTACAAAATTAGTTACTGAAGCACATTGCAAAATATGACGACGATATGCTCTCGCTTCAGTGATATCGTGTAATTTAAGTTTCATCAAACGTGTAGAAGCACAACCCGGTGGCCGATTCGAGCCAAACACGGACACAGTTTCCATTCAAGTATCCCCGCAGGTGATCGGATGTTggaattcatcatcagatTTCCAAGGTTGTCGCTAGCTGCCTTAGTGACAATACTAAAGGCTTAGATGGCAATTACTTTGTTGCAAAGGAGCGTGTTTGGACCCTTGTGAATTTGGCTTGATATCAACATGTTAGCTGTTTGTTTAATATTTCTGTGAATAAGATGCGATCAAGAAGAAACGCTCGGGCAGCACACCCAATATAGTCTTGCAAGGGGAAATTCTTCTAGAAGCCCGACTGCATGGTCAGACCATTGCTCGCATTTTGCCACGACTCGTGACATTGTTCATCAGCCTTCATGCATAATCTTTCTACATGTCTTCCAAAAGCCTGGAAATTCCAGCGCTCGTTCGACACATCAGGTGGCGCAAGGGTACTAAGCCATGGGGACCGTTTTCTGGGGGTATTAGACGGCTTTACGCTTGGCGTTTTATATCGCGGGTTGTTTTGTTATAGACTTGATTCAGACTTGCGGTAGACGGGTCTAATTGAATAAGCCAGGGATCAGGATCTCACACCTTGATTGTTTACTATGTTAGAGGACGCGGATCGAGATGAGTGATGCCAACAGGAAAGACTTTATATGTACTGATATATCAGTTGTTTTCTGTCCCAAATTGAATATTTTTTACTGCATGGATTCTTTATCCTCGATCCTCGGTATAGTGGCAACATCTTTTATTCTATCAAGTCTACCAATTTATTGCCAAGGCGAAATACCCACAATATGGCAGGTAATATTGCAAATAGATTTACAGCCTATGAGTTCGTGCTCATGAAGATCcttccaagaacaagctcaATGCTCTCGTTTCTAGGATGCCTCTTTATTATCACTACCTTTAGTTGCTACAAATCATTCCGCTTAAACCCCATTAACAGAATAGTATTCAATGCTTCCTTTGGAAATGCAATAGGAAGCATCTGCCTTGGAATAGGCAACATATTTATCCACACACCGAACGTTGTTAAATGTCAGCTACAGGCGTGTATGATTCAAACGTATGTTACATTTCAAATCTCCCAGACTTACTACCCGATATCTATCCACGCAGTCTTGGCTAACAACGTGATATAGAATGTTCACCGCCGACATCCTCTGGGCCCTAGCAATGGCTATCAATGTCTATCTTGTTCTTTATCATGGATTTGAATCTTCTAGATTAAGAAAGATAGAGCGTTTCTACATTGGTCTCTGCTATGGAATTCCCTTTGTGCCTTCATTTACGCTCCTTTTTATTAGAAGCGGTGGCCAGCGAATCTACGGAAACACTTTTCTATGGTGCGGACTGGTCCCAAAAAAGTCTTGGATAACTTTCGCTGCTGTCTTTGGACCTGCCTGGTGAGTCTCCATTAATAGGACAAAATGTGGACGTGGCTAATAGCCAGTAGGGTCGCTATTGCATGTACTCTAGGAATATACATTCGAGCTGGCCGTACTATATACAAAACACACCAAGAAGTACGCAAGGTTCGGAGATCCATCTCTAGACTTGCATCGCTAGATCAACCCGAGACTGTTCTTTACAAGGACCCCGTCACGTTCAGTGCAATGGGCCAGGTCGAGATATACCAGCTAAGAGGCGTCAACCATCACACCTCAGCAGAGGCAATTAGGGCCATGGATACTTCAGAGTTGAAATCGTCTATCCAGGTACAGCACATTGTTCTGCCGCCACAGACAGGCACCGCGGCGTCGCGCCAATCGATGCTACACCCTTCGCAAATCCTCAAGAACGACCCGAATAATGCAATATGGAGGTACACAAAGGCCgcctttcttttcttcaccGTTATTCTCATCACATGGATTCCCCTAAGTGCGCACCGAGCATACTCGACCATCCACGTTGGAGTGGTACATGTCCCGCTCCAGCTGGCTATTGGCTTCTTGGGGCCGCTGCAGGGATTTTGGAATACCATTATATACATAGCGATATAATGGAGCCACTGCAAGACGCTAATAAGGGAAAAGGGACCTTTGGGCCGGTTTTGGGGGCGAAGAAAGCGGCCCAGAGATAATACATGCCCCCAATGGAACGCCGGAGAGACGCAGTCTCTTCCCGTGGGCGGAGAACCAATTCATCCACGTCCACGACGGCTACCTGGGGATGAAATTAGTAGCTTATCCAGCACAGCAGCCGTGGATTGAAATCACGAAGCTTTTCAATGGACTGATTTCCATTGCAAGGGAATGTTTAACGGGATAGGAGGACTCTGGGACCAGCAAACAAAAGTACTCTTTATCCGAAACTTACAGATCGAGGCGACATTAAAAGAAAACACAGAATGTTGTTAGTACGAATAAGTAGTCAAATGGTGCCCTACAAAAGCATCCCTGAAATTCCAGCCAGTCGaccgtcaaactcgtcaaaCTGGCTTCAGATGACGACCTTGTAGGAACAGGGGAGGGAAAGACGATGAAAGCTGCTCCTGTTGTTGACGACATAGCTAGACTAGCCtcgggcagaagatgctCTGGGCATGGGGAAACAACAGGTCTCGTTGTACCGCATCTGGGCCAGGCTACCCCGGCGCCTCTTCTACTGCTATGTAACATACTCAAACGTCTACATTATGCTGATCGCGTACACTGAAGCGATATGGATGCAACTGTGCCGAATATTCTTAGCAACCCAGTCCTAGGAGTCATTTAGAGTTGAAACTCTGAAGTCCAAACAACTTATCATACCATCCTACCTAGAGTTCTATGACTATTTCTAGTAAGACATGTTCCCCGATGGCCCAGATACCTTGGACTACCTATAGGGGTCTACAGGCGGCGAGGGAATTCAGCCTCACAACGGGGCTTGGTCAACCGATACTGCAAATattgaatcaaatcaaattgCGTAGGTCGATTGATAGATCCCAAAATCCGCACTAATGTATGTAGGAAGGCATAGCCTTGGGGCGTCACGACCCATTTTTACCCGTACGTTCACTAGAATTGCTTACCTGAGGTAAAGCAACCGCCTCAACATCCTCATCTGCTTCGCAAATGGTCCTTAGTTCGGGCTCAGGCGGCTGTGCCTCGGTTCCAAGGCTGCCGTAGAGGATAAGATTTAGAAGGGGCCTTAAGATTGGAATGCAAGCTAACGAATATGTTAGCGCCAACTGTGTGCAGTGGATGCTCTGACATACCACATATTATGCCGATATGTACTTCGAGACCGACGTATATCGACTCATTAATTTGGTTCCAAGTTATGTCGAGTGATTGTGCGCTGACGGTAGCGGAAACAACGGTTCGCAAGGTAGTAATACACACCACGCTGATTGTGCATCTGTCAGCTTAGCGACTTGCTCGCTTCCACGCGCATTTGAACTCACAAGACGCCTCCGGCAAAGGTGCAGATAATAGCTATCTTCTGTGCCAATCGGAGGTGAAGTTTCCAGATATACAGAGCGGGAAGAATAATGAGGAACACAtctgtgatgatgttgacgatggacCACCCCAGGTTTAGCTTGAACGTGTTTACGTTGCATGAGTAGTCAGATGCCGGCattggatgaagagcatCAAACCTTTCCCAGTATGCACGTATTGGTATGCATGTTAAAATAAAGAGCACCATCTAGTTTCAATTAGCAACGTGCCGCCCTTGACACACGTCGAGTATAAGTGCAAACATACTCCAGTGACTGCCCACGTCCAGATCAAGCCAAGCAAAATCCAAATTAGGGGCTTAATCGACtcttcaatgtcaaagaTACGCCAATATAGGGCAAGTATTGATGATTTTATAAGGGAGATAGACCAGCAGAAGAGCTGTATATTGAGGAAAGTCGTCTGAGCCCAACCCTTCCAAGCATCGACCGGAGCCACCCAAATATGCCTGCCGAATCCATACTTTCCCTCTATGCGTCAGCCGTGTTAGTTCGGCGTACAAAGGATGTAAAAAAGAGCTATGTGTAGCTTACTCCAGAAAATATTAGTAAACGTCATCGTCCCCGTACAGACCTGTTACTTTCCATTAGCTTTATATCCAACACGTAGCTAGACGTTTAATAGCCCGAGTATGGCTAGCAATACCAATGAGGCCAGAATCAGCCAGTCATCAAACCATAGTCGACTTTTTGTAAGTCTTCTACAAATGAAACGGAGAGCCGTAGCTATGATCGCTAGCACCAAAGTTGTTGACCAGGCGGCGACGAGATGGGGGTATTTAGTTGCAGTGAGGTCAGTCCCCGGCGGAGGCGCTCCAATAATTGGCATGGTGGAAGAAAGAAATTGCACATTCTACTCCTTGGTACATCAATTTCACAAATCTGGCCAAGGAATCATTCTTATAGGTTCACTTAACGACGAAGGGCAGGTTGATGGAGGCGTCGGGCCGACAGACAGACAAGCCTCTGCCAACCGTGTATTCAAGCTATTGCCGTGTCATGTCCAGTCTCGGCTTAAAGAGGCCCCGAGGGTTCTGTAGGAGGTCTTTGAGCTGTGAATCGCCAAGAACGGCTTATAGTCAGCTGTATTATGCATGCCCTAGACGAGTCGGGACCGTTGTCGCCTGGGAGAGCGGCAAAGAAAACATCGGTATGGTCGGACCAGACTCGTCGGAATCCAGCCCGATGTCGAACCAACCCAATCAGAGTCAACGCCAGCAACCAGAAAAACATCCATGTGAATGACCTCAACAGGACAAGTCGTCAATGAGAGTGACGCCATCGCCCGGGAACAGTATTGAAAAGCGAACGGAAGCGGGCTCGTCTCGGGATACCAGTGATTGGCTACTTGGTCTACACCGCCGTTTACTACAATAGGTTCAGCGAAGGCGAGTGACATTCGTTACGATTATGATGCGGAAAATTCACAACCTAGGAAATATTCTTACAGCACGGATTCAAAGTTGCCGCCTCCTGGCGCAATAAATAGTgtgtgtacggagtatgtgTGTGGGTCATCCTGTTTCTGTCGTTCTTTCAATCACTCCTGCGTCAACACGCCTATGTGGCATAATAGGTGGCGCCATCTGGACCGTTCCGTTGGACTGGGATATCTCAGCCAGAGGCGCATCACGCAACGTGGTGAGCAATAACTGGGGTTACGACGATGCAACCAGACCTTTGAGGAGCTATTAAATCCCTGATTATTAGCTGCTTTCGAGGGCGGCTCAAAGCTACCCCCCTCCCTTAACCCTCACTAGCAGGACCCTTATTTTCAACAGCTATTCCGGGAAGTTCAGTGATCATTTGGGTCCGCATGGAGGCGCAGATGGCGGAGACAACTGAGTTGAAGACGCTCGGCTCAGACCTTGAAAGGACAGGATACTCTCCATGCAGTTGCGAATGGATTGGGAAAGAAGGCTTTGGGTGCCGAATGCAATTTGACGCCAACAATTTAGTCACCGCCGTTTTTATTTGCTTATTCGGACTGTCTCGAATATGTCCGCTTGCTCGATCATATCTCAAATGCTTGGACAACCGTAGTTTTCAAGGCAAGGGACTCCACGGCTTATATTGAGGCATGGCCTTTGGTGTTAGTTGTTGGCAGTGATATGTGAGTTGACTATTCGAGGAGAGGAAAAAAGTGTCCCGTATAGCCAGCAGATTCAGTGCCGTTGTTGACAACAAACAACTGGCTTTAGCCATTTGAGGAGAAAGAGAAGCAAAAGTAAAAGAAACCTACACAttgaaacaaaagaaaagaaatatTGAATAATCTACGCAAGATGTTGCTGTCAGAAGCCGCTTTCGTCATCCTCCCCAACAGCTCTCGTTGACACATTCCTCTTTCCCGCGGAATTAGCCAACATCCAGAACGAGACAGAAGGTAGCACGACGCAACAATTCTCTCAGCCACCACCAGGGAGCACAAATCTGAAGAAAAGATGTTCGGATTGACGGCCGTGTGCTTCATGtaacaccagacttggcacaTGGGACTAGAATATTCCGAGCAGCTTGGTGAAAAGGACTGCATCTGAAACATCCCATCACAGAAACGCATGGtagatacggagtacatcaTCTTGCATTGGCCAACAGGATATGACCCGTTACATTGTGGCGCACGGCGCCCGGGGGGCTAGATCTAC
It contains:
- a CDS encoding Zn(2)-C6 fungal-type DNA-binding domain-containing protein (similar to Metarhizium robertsii ARSEF 23 XP_011411673.1), coding for MVNVAGRSRGCANCRRRKVKCDETFPQCEKCTSRGLQCPGPRTGAFFVHVQSGEASSQETLTSTPADTRTNSPVPGSIQTRNAFVHMPHMSDMRSCRATAFDQLFVSHFVESFGQLNGVRFPVSVNANWLAWLPQYITSPGNALTKTSIRSASMLSYGTWTRDKSIQTEAYKWYARALMGLQGALSQPTLTATESNVCSAVMLIHFETWAGTVEGAWINHINGASTLLEAAGPQTCREGFMHRIFCHLRFQSFIATMYESKLPGFASPEWTSIPFEIHPANIFDQIVTILFDVQSSSAIANNFIHANDHANRIQLESALRTSVRNTRQKLINWEQQLMPPPSAEDAGDNSADTSSTSSSASSPAQPPPRNDAPPSFPFSSMPEAALLSLYHSAYIIVYRLLALTGDGGAGDADRLLMHTQEILRAYKFVRKVTDKGPTSNLGPVMMVPQLKIASLWGSEESDRVMATGFLKRIGQRQSFALGSIWDLPDGYFANVACHVLALDARR
- a CDS encoding G-protein coupled receptor (similar to Metarhizium robertsii ARSEF 23 XP_007826110.1), whose translation is MAGNIANRFTAYEFVLMKILPRTSSMLSFLGCLFIITTFSCYKSFRLNPINRIVFNASFGNAIGSICLGIGNIFIHTPNVVKCQLQACMIQTMFTADILWALAMAINVYLVLYHGFESSRLRKIERFYIGLCYGIPFVPSFTLLFIRSGGQRIYGNTFLWCGLVPKKSWITFAAVFGPAWVAIACTLGIYIRAGRTIYKTHQEVRKVRRSISRLASLDQPETVLYKDPVTFSAMGQVEIYQLRGVNHHTSAEAIRAMDTSELKSSIQVQHIVLPPQTGTAASRQSMLHPSQILKNDPNNAIWRYTKAAFLFFTVILITWIPLSAHRAYSTIHVGVVHVPLQLAIGFLGPLQGFWNTIIYIAI